The genome window GCTTTCTGTCCAGCAACCTCTGCTGTGAAGGTGTCTGCTTAAAGAAGTAAGATCAAGGAGGCTTCCACTCTCTGGCATTCCTACCATGGGAGATCCGGCAGTCTCTGCCTAACTTATGCTCGAATAGAGATACAAAGACTTCTCCAGATTATGCCATTTTTCTGGAGCCCACGTTTTAATCTCATTCACGCTGCTAGCTGTTCCTTTCTCtgctaaaacaccaaaaatttAGAATACACACTTTTCATTTTAGTGGAATTTTAATGAAAATCACCAAGAAGTCTATTTTATTCTTGCATCTTTTCAATTGTTTCTTCCTTGtattttcccttctcctttccaaCTTGGCGAGACTTTGCTTTGCGTTCCAAGATCTTTTTGCGATCTTTATCCAGTTTTAGTCTTGTGATGACCACCTATGGAGACAAAAAGTATGCATTTGTATTCCACCATGAGTCTCAGAAGAAAGGCAGTCtataaagtaaatttaaaaatccCCAAAGATCAACTTTACTGCATCACACACATCAAATGTTTATTCCTGCATCTATTTTGATTAGAGAAATTAAGCAGCTAAGAAAGAAGTGAAGTACTGTGCCTAAATAATGCCAGCTTTGGACTCATTAATAGTGAAGGATACAGAAAGCTTTCCAACTCATCCATTATTACATTCCACACAATCAAATAATTATCATATTTTCTACACGTCTTTTAAGAAATCtttgaatattttttattttctttcagcaGGAATCCTGAAAAATACTAGCAAAAGGCAATGGGGGCACTAaactccaaatcagagtccagtAGCCTCTTAAAGACCTCCAAAGTATTCTAGGGTATAAAGcctttgtgagtcaaagctcacttaaTCAAATCCCTCCAAACAGCTCACGTTTCCATTGGTTAGCCTCCGTTCAATTTACAACAGGCCGTTAGGTCaaaatagattttgctatttggTTAACAAATCCCACTAGTTTATTGGCATAACTAATTTTGTTTCATATTAATATAAAAGCTTGCAGTGGCAAGATATTAAATTGTTAAGTCTAGTCAAAGAATAAACTCCTACACTTCCCCCCAAGGACTGAGGATAACATATATGCTGCTTTCCCTAACAACCTCAAGGGTATTAGGATGAAAGAGAATGACCTGTTCAAAGCTACTTAAGTGAGTTTCACATCTTATCATGATTTGTTTAAAACAGTTAATCTTCTACTATGTCTAACACACCGTCCTGCTTCTCATAAAAAATTAACAGCAACTAGTTACAATGCAGACTACTTCATTCTTTCTGTTTCACTGAAAATGAGCAACGATGATGACAAAAATGATAATGCTCATAGATttatccctttccttctggaaCACTGCCAAAGCTGTTCAGACGTGGCCTATTAGAAGTGTCAAGATGTACAGAAGTAGGATGAAGTGCCAGACTTACAAGGGTCTTTCGCATTATGACAACTACAGCTATGATACCATGGGCCAATAGCCAAATATATTTTCAAGAATTTCATTCTGATCTAGTGCAAGTACAAAAACTAGCTACAAATACATAAATTGTTCTCATGGTTTAaaactggggggaggagggggaattccTGACATGTAGAGATCCCAATCTTCTATGACATATGGTGCTTCATGTGAATGGAGCCTCAACCAGTCTACTTGAATTTGGTGGTGCTGTAGTAGAAGTGATACAGAAGCTGCTTCCCCATGGCAACATTCCAATAAGACCCTACATGAAGAAATTATGTGCGGGTTAAAGTTTGAGCTCTTCCTACTTTAGTGGCCCAGATCATGTGGCTCCTACGTTCACATACTTATTGCAACTGCACAGGATCTCACGATAGGGAAGCTCCCATAATGCTAAGCAGAAAGCTAGAATGGGGCTGTTAACATACAGCAAGTTCCAACATACACACACTGAATTTTGCTGCAAGTAAGCTAAGTTCAAGAAATGTGGCTTCTCCTTTGAAGAAAATGAACATTACACTTATTCAGTATGCTGATCTTTGTATCATCCTTAGCCAACTACTCAGTTAATGTAAGAGTTCGTAATATGCTTTAATGTTGTGATAAACATGCCCAATGTGTGAACTATAACAAAGTTAAAGACACAGTTCTGgaatttccacaaaaatatgtaCCATAGGTTGCATAAACCCAAATCAGACtaattttgttttgctgattggaaataaataatgtatatagGAAAGAAACACTCTATTACAGCGCACACATACTCACTCAAAACTGTTGCTGTTACAGCTGATTTTAACCCAAAATTTCTACTACATCTCAAGTAGTTCCATGAACATCAAATAGGCATTTCTACCTCTGCTTTAAACCATGAAAACTTTAATAAAAATATCATCAATTTTCCTGACCAACTATTACATGATTTGCAAAATTGGTAGTATACATTTGGAGATCAATACTTTAGACAGAGCCTGAAGGAGGTATTAGCTATTGCTTTACAGAAACCATTTCTTTCCTATAAACTGCATtctttaaaatataacaattttaTGCTTTTGAAAATATAACTGGATTATTAAATTTTTGGTCTTCTATAATGCCTTTTGAAGAGCCTATGAGTGTTGACTACATAATCATTGCACAATGAAATATGAAGAAGTTTGGGGAGAAGCCATGACTCAGTGAGAGAGCTTCTGCTTGGCAAACAAAGGACctaaagtggttctggtgggttttctgcactgtgtggccgtggtctggtggatcacgTGGCCTATTAGAcgtggaaaacccaccaggaccagttgaatccgaccgtgaaagccttcaacaatacaaaggatCTAAAGATTCAATCAGTGTCATTTCCTGTTAAAAAGTAGAtgataatgtgaaagacctctacccaagacccaggagagccactggaagtctgagtagacaatagcgTCCTAGATAAATCAATGGTCTGacccagtataaggcagtttcatttgTGTTTAAACTAAGTTTCTGTAGACACCTGGATTTTACTCCATTACTCTCAGGTATATAAGAAAGCCTCCCAGGAAACAGATCGGTTTTGCATCAAATATTACCTTGCTGGGATGGATGCCCACATGAACAGTAGTGCCATTGGCCTTCTCACGCTGTACACGCTCAATGTAGATGACATACTTCTTTCTATAGACCTGGACCACTTTGCCAATCTGCTGCCCTTTGTAATGGCCCCGGACGACCTTGAAATACATAAACAAACGAGATGTTACATTCAACAATACTGAAATTTCCAGAGCTGTACAGACACAGTGAAGAATGAAAGCCTTGTAACAGAACTTATCACAGAAAATATAATGCCAAGCAGTATAAGTAAAATGTACGATGCCACAGAAAATATGCATATTTCACATGGCTTCTAGAATAAATGAGATTGAGGGAAACTTGATTTACACTTTTATTCATTCAACCAACATATCAACCTGCAACTTTTCTTTCTAGGCACTCACAGGAAGTCAACCTTAAAATATTAGGGATGGCTGCTCCTAACAttcgctcctaacattttgccaacatctatggcagtcatcttcagaggcatggagtggccaaggaaaagaaaaaataccTTACTttgacaagcctctgaagatgccagctatagatgcaggtgatatattaggagcaaaaactaccagaccacagccagttgattccagctgtgaaagtcttttgACAAAATCTCCAGCagatttcaaacacacacactgaagaGTGTGACAGGATGAATGACATCTGCCAAAACCACTTCACCCAACAATGAAGAGCCTGCTAACCCAAAAAGATGGGTGCTGCATCACATAAGAAGCTGTATGGTGAATTTACGGTATTTATGGTGGTATAAATTAGAGCGAGTTTGCTTTCATTTAAGCATACCACAACTAAAGTACGGGGCTATTTTTGCCATAACAGATATATTCATAGAAGTTAACTATTACTTTCAGCTTCTCATGTTGTACAGGTCACATCTGGTTACACTAGGCTTATGTGACTTGAATACCACCTAAATGTACAGTTTGTTTTTCTTGCaggtttttataattttttaaagatgaaaaagCACATTTACTGAtgactcagttaaaagccttgggGTCATACTGAATATAACATTACTGCTGGGAAAGAAAGTTAATGTAGCTGTCAAACATTTTTTAGTCCAACTTCCTGTAGCCTGGAAGACGGCTCTTTACCTTGATATGGCTGATCTGATCACTTGGGTCTACATCATTTTACTAGAGACTAGACTGCTGTAATGAACTCAACATATGTCTCCCCTCAAAAGTCAACTCGGAGGCTCCAGTTGGTGAAGAGAACAACAACTCAGTTATTATCAGGAGCCAGATGGAGCATGCCCTAACTGGAATAGTCTAGGCTATCCCAATTTGATTAGATCtcagagctaagcagggttggtctcggtcagcatttggatgggagactaccaaggaataccaggatggTGATGAAGGAGTGTCATTTGTGActtgtcagttgtgacttgatggaaaaaaGATGATGGAGGACACAAAGTACTGCCGTCACTCACTGGCTGCTCATCAGTTACTGAGCTCAATTTAGGGAGCTGGCTATCGTATACCAAGCTCATACTGGCCTTGGTCCCTCACCTCTGCAGAACCATCTCTTCTCTGTACTCCACCACAGCAGCTTCATTCATCAGAGCAGGTGTCACTCTTCAAATGGGGGAAATAAAAAACTGCCCATGTTGTGGCACTCACCTTTTGGAATGGTCTGGCTTACGAGGTTACAGAGGCTCCCACTCTCCTAGCTTCcaacaaactatgcaaaacagaaTGATTTAcaaggacttttttttaaaaaaaaacacagagccaACTTTAGCACAATGACTCAGAAAGATGCTTGAATAAAGGGCTACAGACTGTGGACTATACTCCTGTGCATAGTTTGTAATGTCTACTGTTGTAAGTAGGATCTTACTCTATAATTCTGCATCATTTATGTTTCATTTCAGCTCTCAGATTTCTGCAGTCCACATCTGATGCActatttattgaatgtcccatcctatTTACTGTATTGACTTATCTCGCGTAACCCACATTGAGTCTCACTggaaaaggcagattataaataacgtttaaataaattattaatggAATATTATAATCAAAACAAATACCTGGACTTCATCATCCTTTCGAATGGGCATGGAACGAACATTGTACTTCTGCCTCAATTCCTTGGACAGAGGAGAAGACATGATCTTTCTGCGAATGTGAGATGGTGCATTAAAGTGCCGTTTGCGATTCTTGCTGCGGTCTGAGGTCACAAACGGATTGAACTTCATTTTGCCTGCAGCAAGACAAAAGACAAAGCCATGTGTGTATCTCCTAGAAATTAAGCCGGTATAGAAGTTAAGTGGGTATTATACACTTGCATCCATTCAACACTTGTACCTGAGCCACTAAGGGAATGATTTCCAAATGTCTAATGAAAACACTGTTCTTGTAACCTTgaaaaaatgcacacattttcatactgaaagcaagcaaataaaaaaacaaaccaggtgCAATCTGTCAGTTACATGATGGCAACTATTCATTAAAATCTCAAAGGCTCTCCCGCAGGTTTGTGGCatattccgcatgggcaaaaagcagcggtgtgaaaatggtgtaaactgcTTCTTCACACTGCttct of Sphaerodactylus townsendi isolate TG3544 linkage group LG03, MPM_Stown_v2.3, whole genome shotgun sequence contains these proteins:
- the RPL26L1 gene encoding 60S ribosomal protein L26-like 1, with protein sequence MKFNPFVTSDRSKNRKRHFNAPSHIRRKIMSSPLSKELRQKYNVRSMPIRKDDEVQVVRGHYKGQQIGKVVQVYRKKYVIYIERVQREKANGTTVHVGIHPSKVVITRLKLDKDRKKILERKAKSRQVGKEKGKYKEETIEKMQE